From a region of the Terriglobia bacterium genome:
- the dcm gene encoding DNA (cytosine-5-)-methyltransferase yields the protein MRKIRTISLFVGCGGSDYALNQTGFDIVWANDIWDLACKTYRDNIPAAKVEEGDITSYSQFPSADFLAGCYPCQGFTQGGRREWGDSINYLYREFDRVLRLVLPKVFVVENVNGMAYGVNKDLLNNQLRRYRSAGYRVHWKVLNARDYGVAQFRRRVFLVGVRSDISFEYSFPRPTHGVVGGDKFLTQKDAIAGLSRSARGKYDTEPLHWYYLSRKRRHDWDETAPCIVGHWRHVPLHPSSPPLRRVHTDKWEFVREGPARRLSYLECAALQGFPRTFTWRHGTPRDKFQMIGNAVPPPLFQAVVKQLDGLW from the coding sequence ATGCGGAAAATCAGAACAATTTCTCTTTTTGTTGGGTGCGGCGGGTCGGACTATGCACTCAACCAAACCGGGTTTGACATAGTTTGGGCAAACGATATCTGGGATTTGGCGTGCAAGACCTACAGGGACAACATCCCTGCGGCCAAGGTCGAAGAGGGTGACATCACCAGCTACTCTCAGTTTCCTTCCGCGGATTTCCTCGCTGGTTGTTACCCATGTCAAGGATTTACGCAGGGCGGTCGTCGAGAGTGGGGCGATTCAATCAATTATCTTTACCGTGAATTTGACCGAGTGCTGAGATTGGTGCTGCCAAAGGTATTCGTCGTCGAAAATGTCAACGGAATGGCGTATGGAGTAAACAAGGACTTATTGAACAATCAACTGCGCAGGTATCGCTCGGCCGGATATAGGGTGCACTGGAAAGTTCTTAATGCTAGAGACTACGGCGTCGCCCAGTTCCGCAGGAGAGTGTTCCTCGTCGGGGTACGATCGGACATCTCCTTCGAGTACTCCTTTCCGCGACCGACGCACGGCGTGGTCGGCGGCGACAAATTCCTCACGCAAAAGGATGCAATCGCAGGCTTGTCTCGGAGCGCACGAGGAAAATACGATACAGAGCCACTGCACTGGTATTACCTCTCTCGCAAGCGACGGCACGATTGGGACGAAACCGCGCCATGCATTGTTGGCCATTGGCGGCACGTCCCGCTGCACCCCTCCAGTCCGCCGCTCAGGCGCGTACATACAGACAAATGGGAATTTGTTCGCGAAGGGCCCGCGCGCCGGCTCTCTTACCTTGAATGTGCTGCGTTGCAGGGTTTTCCAAGGACTTTCACTTGGAGGCACGGCACTCCTAGGGACAAGTTCCAAATGATTGGAAATGCTGTGCCGCCACCACTCTTTCAAGCCGTTGTGAAACAACTGGATGGATTGTGGTGA